One genomic region from Athalia rosae chromosome 3, iyAthRosa1.1, whole genome shotgun sequence encodes:
- the LOC105686807 gene encoding transcription factor Sp3 → MDITEAFAPGGGNEDLGKTDFFDFVVSPAPHGAPGDTVSDEEGFLHRSSCRSIGVSFLQDSRQDSHDSRHDLHPSSFVKETNNNTLTALPPVSTITGSLTHHHHHHHHNHNHNRNHVCVVQNTDVAMDQPDCDYWGDEGKEQTCSILLEDLSKYCWSTTTNQHSQGHGGDGVVQGADNAVVRGGCITPGNHRQNTDGAIYTLTVLNNDANSMDALDCCKSPAPTSGESWSLRPNLDLDAILNLDPSNDHDQDSVAESSRNDRFHVIPVAAMTSQYSTEDSGFVESKEITCSRTLSAGPPGTGDNNNDWKLSDQNHLPDNAANDSAESLLRSALQGKLYSGTNAQVVTSSSLNNSQTPTLATLQGSTTGAPSHVQILTDHQTDESMHPCTEEDLLLSQLDATTYRPGDYEKLKSIANEVVESYCNLEPVCNVSATTTVMYTLDPASGSLGTITLPADLSQVSTVTVVTSGQQETVIGGQSSVRQDPETGNNQIQISPPTRPVSAPSTKPAKKYIRRVNRNGNNSSGGGGGGGGGGGGGNGGNSGNTNGNSQQQGSGGSPGSVQRKERSLHYCSICSKGFKDKYSVNVHIRTHTGEKPFACSLCGKSFRQKAHLAKHYQTHVAQKPSTNVGGTTATSTTSVTVNTSASASPTNVNQNNSTVPETTTVVVPPQQQQQQQQPQSAARTQTHANNVDQVNAATCNNSASS, encoded by the coding sequence ATGGATATAACGGAGGCGTTCGCACCGGGGGGTGGAAACGAAGACCTCGGGAAGACGGACTTTTTCGATTTCGTCGTATCGCCAGCCCCTCACGGTGCTCCCGGCGACACGGTTTCGGACGAGGAGGGTTTTCTTCATCGTTCGTCTTGCCGGAGCATCGGTGTCAGTTTCCTCCAGGATTCGAGGCAGGACTCGCACGACTCGAGGCACGACTTACACCCGTCTTCCTTCGTCAAGGAAACGAACAATAACACGCTCACGGCGCTTCCACCGGTTTCGACGATCACCGGATCTCTGACgcaccatcaccaccatcaccaccacaATCACAATCACAATCGAAACCACGTGTGCGTGGTGCAGAACACGGACGTAGCCATGGATCAACCGGACTGCGATTATTGGGGGGACGAAGGAAAGGAGCAAACCTGCAGCATATTACTCGAAGATCTCAGCAAATATTGTTGGTCGACAACGACGAATCAACATTCCCAAGGTCACGGTGGCGACGGCGTGGTTCAGGGCGCGGACAACGCCGTTGTACGGGGCGGTTGCATCACACCTGGAAATCACCGACAGAACACAGACGGTGCAATTTACACTCTTACCGTACTGAACAACGACGCTAACTCGATGGACGCTCTGGACTGTTGCAAGAGTCCCGCGCCGACATCGGGCGAGTCTTGGTCACTTCGGCCGAATCTCGATCTGGACGCGATCCTGAACCTCGACCCCTCCAACGACCACGACCAGGATTCCGTCGCCGAATCATCGAGGAACGACAGGTTCCACGTCATACCGGTAGCGGCTATGACCTCCCAATACTCGACCGAGGACAGCGGTTTCGTCGAAAGCAAAGAAATAACCTGCAGCAGAACGTTGTCCGCGGGGCCTCCCGGTACGGGAGACAACAACAACGATTGGAAGTTATCCGATCAAAACCACTTGCCGGACAACGCCGCCAACGATTCGGCCGAAAGTTTACTACGAAGCGCTCTTCAGGGTAAATTGTACTCCGGAACGAATGCTCAAGTCGTCACCTCCTCGTCCTTGAATAATTCACAAACACCCACTTTGGCAACTCTTCAAGGATCGACGACCGGGGCACCTTCTCACGTTCAGATATTAACGGATCACCAGACGGACGAGAGTATGCATCCCTGTACGGAAGAAGATTTGCTACTGTCTCAACTTGACGCGACCACGTATCGTCCCGGGGATTacgagaaattgaaaagcatCGCGAACGAAGTCGTGGAGTCCTATTGTAACCTTGAACCCGTGTGCAACGTATCGGCAACAACGACTGTGATGTACACTTTGGATCCGGCGAGCGGAAGTCTCGGTACCATAACGTTGCCGGCAGATTTGAGTCAAGTGAGTACGGTAACCGTGGTGACGTCCGGTCAACAGGAAACGGTGATAGGAGGTCAGAGTTCGGTTCGACAGGATCCGGAAACCGGCAATAACCAGATCCAAATATCACCACCAACGAGACCGGTATCGGCCCCGAGTACAAAACCGGCGAAAAAGTACATCAGACGAGTGAACAGAAACGGAAATAACTCGAGTggcggagggggaggaggtggGGGAGGAGGTGGCGGTGGTAACGGTGGTAATTCAGGTAACACAAACGGCAATAGTCAACAACAAGGAAGCGGTGGTTCTCCAGGTAGTGTACAACGCAAAGAAAGATCTTTACATTATTGTAGTATATGCAGTAAAGGTTTCAAAGACAAATACAGTGTGAACGTACACATCAGAACGCACACCGGAGAAAAACCTTTCGCTTGTTCGTTATGCGGTAAAAGTTTTCGTCAAAAAGCACACTTAGCTAAACATTATCAAACTCACGTTGCTCAAAAACCGTCGACAAACGTTGGAGGTACAACGGCAACTTCGACAACATCCGTAACCGTCAACACGTCTGCTTCAGCTTCGCCTACGAACGTTAACCAAAACAATTCAACTGTACCAGAAACAACCACTGTCGTCGTACCAcctcaacagcaacaacaacaacaacaaccacaaTCCGCAGCAAGAACCCAAACGCATGCCAACAATGTGGATCAGGTAAACGCTGCAACGTGCAATAATTCCGCAAGCAGTTAG